One window of Dysidea avara chromosome 11, odDysAvar1.4, whole genome shotgun sequence genomic DNA carries:
- the LOC136237933 gene encoding uncharacterized protein isoform X2, whose amino-acid sequence MSSSGGGDKSKAVSKLTTTSTAHDEMKSEHTKLQSQLKEFEKKQADYEEELKKAKQETEQAQQNMRHELRQLEDNKKKME is encoded by the exons ATGAGTAGTAGTGGTGGTGGTGACAAATCTAAAGCTGTATCCAAATTGACAACAACTTCCACAGC ACATGATGAAATGAAATCAGAGCATACAAAGTTACAGAGCCAGTTAAAGGAGTTTGAGAAGAAACAAGCTGACTATGAGGAG GAACTAAAGAAAGCTAAACAGGAAACTGAACAAGCTCAACAAAACATGAGACATGAGCTAAGACAACTAGAAGATAACAAAAAGAAA ATGGAATAG
- the LOC136239262 gene encoding uncharacterized protein, translated as MADLSDDSVYLPGDNVVSQGPSVPSRIACQELSGSFASSVSSSSSDESIVGTPTKRTVVVYCPNKHWGCQWDGSLDTISTHIVNDCQFVEITCGVCHDHLPHCMLKEHHDSNCIKLPVSLRTTPPSRDCSAMPVVVMMNDFNKRKMEDERWYSPVLVTHTNGYSIRLRLDVNGWSGGDSIAMVVSLVRGENDNQLPWPFEGVITVQALNQLKDSAHSKVKHFVFYGGGYECQRVTDDTQPEFGCWCDRFISHKTLKYNSRKQCQYLKDDCIFFLVTYTPLKH; from the coding sequence ATGGCTGATCTAAGTGATGATTCGGTGTATTTACCAGGTGACAATGTTGTATCACAAGGACCGTCTGTTCCTAGTAGAATAGCATGTCAAGAGTTGTCTGGTAGTTTTGCTAGCTCAgttagcagtagcagtagtgaTGAGAGTATAGTTGGTACTCCTACAAAGAGAACTGTTGTTGTTTACTGTCCTAATAAACACTGGGGCTGCCAGTGGGATGGATCCCTTGATACTATATCTACTCACATTGTCAATGACTGTCAGTTTGTAGAGATAACTTGCGGAGTATGTCATGATCACCTACCACACTGTATGCTGAAGGAACACCATGATTCTAACTGTATTAAATTACCAGTTTCACTAAGAACAACTCCGCCTAGTAGAGACTGTTCCGCTATGCCTGTAGTGGTCATGATGAATGATTTTAACAAAAGGAAGATGGAGGATGAGAGATGGTATTCCCCTGTTCTTGTCACTCATACAAATGGTTACAGTATCAGATTGAGGCTTGATGTCAATGGTTGGTCTGGTGGTGATTCTATTGCAATGGTCGTGTCTTTGGTGAGAGGTGAAAATGACAATCAACTTCCTTGGCCATTTGAAGGAGTAATCACTGTACAAGCTCTAAACCAGCTCAAAGACTCTGCCCATTCTAAGGTCAAACATTTTGTGTTTTACGGTGGAGGCTACGAGTGCCAACGAGTCACAGACGACACACAGCCAGAGTTTGGGTGTTGGTGTGACAGATTTATTTCTCATAAAACACTGAAATACAATTCAAGAAAGCAATGCCAATATTTAAAAGATGACTGTATCTTTTTCTTAGTGACTTATACTCCATTAAAACATTGA
- the LOC136237933 gene encoding uncharacterized protein isoform X3: MGRRIARNSILNRMDCRHDEMKSEHTKLQSQLKEFEKKQADYEEELKKAKQETEQAQQNMRHELRQLEDNKKKME, encoded by the exons ATGGGACGTCGTATTGCTAGGAACTCTATTCTCAATAGAATGGACTGCAG ACATGATGAAATGAAATCAGAGCATACAAAGTTACAGAGCCAGTTAAAGGAGTTTGAGAAGAAACAAGCTGACTATGAGGAG GAACTAAAGAAAGCTAAACAGGAAACTGAACAAGCTCAACAAAACATGAGACATGAGCTAAGACAACTAGAAGATAACAAAAAGAAA ATGGAATAG
- the LOC136237933 gene encoding uncharacterized protein isoform X1, whose product MEGQVALTPGNNIIDNQNSLENTAVGTSSQTPFVMGRRIARNSILNRMDCRHDEMKSEHTKLQSQLKEFEKKQADYEEELKKAKQETEQAQQNMRHELRQLEDNKKKME is encoded by the exons ATGGAGGGACAAGTGGCTCTCACTCCAGGTAATAACATTATTGATAATCAGAATAGCTTAGAGAACACTGCTGTTGGTACTTCATCACAGACTCCTTTTGTTATGGGACGTCGTATTGCTAGGAACTCTATTCTCAATAGAATGGACTGCAG ACATGATGAAATGAAATCAGAGCATACAAAGTTACAGAGCCAGTTAAAGGAGTTTGAGAAGAAACAAGCTGACTATGAGGAG GAACTAAAGAAAGCTAAACAGGAAACTGAACAAGCTCAACAAAACATGAGACATGAGCTAAGACAACTAGAAGATAACAAAAAGAAA ATGGAATAG